A genomic segment from Phragmites australis chromosome 6, lpPhrAust1.1, whole genome shotgun sequence encodes:
- the LOC133920808 gene encoding uncharacterized protein LOC133920808, with amino-acid sequence METELDRLRKELALLRQEVYRRAQEDQHRADEEQQCVAALAAAERHRLEAAQEEEERHRREAEADALLVANLHAQAVAVSNIRAFVPVVLEVGSTSYSKWSGLHLITLGKYALTDHVLSDNTYPDVAPWLRMDCVVVSWIFGTISANLLETVMTSSDTNRQATSREVWLALEAMFVGNKETRTMILDTEFRTLVQGDLTISDYCRKLKTMADQLGSLGEPVLDRTLVLATLRGLNERFTHMAALLKRQKPFPTFDDVRNDLLLEEITLADRSQSPSTALLSTGSGSRPSTPGAHGGGAPSLPAGSTGGHGAPNNSTGSLPGGSVTSGGNRQNNRRHRYNRNNGGGNSGGNGKQPTAPGAQGGWPPSWFNPWTGTVQVWPGTPRPGGLGGPGIRPPSPQQAPSHALTAGPAGHPPGYGVPYGISAPYGLGYGTGAPLPSLPGTPMVQYPRCEQCWGLGPGRARARLQHGAADAPAFDRLVHGLRSQ; translated from the coding sequence ATGGAGACCGAGCTCGATCGTCTACGGAAAGAGCTCGCTCTGCTCCGCCAAGAGGTCTATCGGCGCGCCCAAGAAGATCAGCACCGCGCCGACGAAGAACAGCAGTGCGTCGCTGCCCTCGCTGCCGCCGAACGCCACCGCTTGGAGGCTGcgcaagaagaggaagaacgtCACcgtcgggaggccgaagccgaCGCTCTCCTCGTCGCCAACCTCCATGCACAGGCCGTCGCCGTCTCGAACATTCGGGCCTTCGTTCCCGTTGTTCTTGAGGTCGGCTCCACGTCTTACTCGAAGTGGAGCGGTCTTCATCTCATCACCCTCGGCAAGTACGCGCTCACAGATCATGTCCTCTCCGACAACACCTACCCCGACGTCGCACCTTGGCTTCGCATGGATTGCGTCGTGGTCTCTTGGATCTTTGGCACCATCTCTGCCAATCTTCTAGAGACTGTCATGACCTCCAGCGACACCAACCGGCAGGCCACCAGCCGGGAAGTGTGGCTTGCCCTTGAAGCCATGTTCGTTGGCAACAAGGAGACCCGCACCATGATCCTCGACACGGAGTTTCGCACTCTCGTCCAAGGTGATCTCACCATATCCGATTATTGTCGCAAACTCAAAACAATGGCAGATCAGCTCGGCAGTCTCGGCGAACCCGTCCTCGACCGAACCCTTGTTCTGGCCACCTTGCGTGGTCTCAACGAGCGGTTCACTCACATGGCGGCCCTCCTCAAGCGCCAAAAACCGTTCCCGACGTTCGACGACGTCCGCAAcgacctcctccttgaggagATCACGCTCGCCGACCGGAGCCAGTCGCCGTCGACGGCTCTCCTCTCTACTGGCTCCGGGTCGCGACCTTCCACCCCCGGCGCCCACGGCGGTGGCGCCCCGAGCCTCCCTGCTGGCAGCACCGGAGGCCACGGTGCTCCCAACAACAGCACCGGCAGTCTCCCCGGCGGCTCGGTCACCTCTGGCGGCAATCGGCAGAACAACCGCCGTCACCGCTACAACCGCAACAATGGCGGCGGCAACAGCGGCGGCAACGGCAAGCAACCTACCGCGCCGGGTGCACAGGGTGGGTGGCCGCCGTCCTGGTTCAACCCTTGGACGGGCACCGTCCAGGTTTGGCCCGGCACTCCTCGCCCTGGCGGCCTTGGTGGCCCTGGCATTCGCCCTCCGTCACCGCAACAGGCGCCCTCCCATGCCCTGACCGCCGGACCTGCTGGACACCCGCCCGGCTATGGTGTCCCCTACGGCATCAGCGCGCCATATGGTCTGGGTTATGGGACCGGCGCCCCACTGCCAAGCTTGCCCGGCACGCCCATGGTTCAGTACCCCCGTTGCGAACAGTGCTGGGGGCTAGGACCAGGCCGCGCTCGCGCACGCCTTCAGCACGGTGCAGCTGACGCCCCCGCCTTCGACAGATTGGTACATGGACTCCGGAGCCAGTAA